Below is a genomic region from Prolixibacteraceae bacterium.
ACAAGAGTAAGGTTCCGTTAAATGGCTCCATCCCGAATGTGTATCAACCGAAATTTGATGATTATCAGGATTTTGGGGTCTCTTTGAAAATTCCTCTTTTAGATTGGGGGAGACGCAGAGGTCGAGTAGAGATGGCCAAATCAAGACAAGAGGTGAATCGAATAAAAGTGGAGCAATCACAGATTGATTTTGAGCAAAATGTGCTGACTACTGTGATGGAGTTCAATTTGCAGTACGATAAAGTGAAAGCATCTCAACGCTCTCAAGAGCTAGCTGAAGATGGTTACGAGGTTACGACCAAGAGATTTAGAAATGGAAATATTGATGTACTACAACTAAATAGTGCCCAAAGAGATCGTTCAAGTGCGATGATTAAGGTGATTCAGTCAAAATATAATTATTGGAAGAGTTATTTTACAGTGAGAAAATTAACGCTATATGATTTTAAATCAGATGTTGAACTAAGTGAGGACTTTGATGAGTTGGTGAAGAACTTGTAGGAGAGGTTGTTGTGAATATATCTTGGTTAATGGGCAAGGGATGGAATACTGATGAATTCCGATTATTATAGAGCCACGAAGACACGAAGGAGTTTTAGCCACGGATTTAACGGATTGGACAGATTTCCACGGATCTTAGTTGATGCGCATGGTATGGGACAGCCGCTGGGAGCGCTGAGCTGCCGCTTGTCATCATGTATGAGGAGAGTGGTAACTCAATATTGCTTCATGGAGGTGTTGAACCGTAAGGGGGGAAAGCACCACGAAGACCCAAAGACACGAAGGAGTTTTAGCCACGGATTTAACGAATTGGACGGATTTCCACGGATCTTGTTGTGTCGCACGGGTGAAGGGAAGTTCAAAAAATTGACGTGCAAGAATGGAAAACAAGGAATTCATAGCCACGGATTAGACAGATTATCACGGATTTGGTTGTAGTATAAGGGATGGGCAACGGTTTTAAAAGCACCACTAAAGACTCAAAGGCCCAAAGTTTTCTTTTCTATGCTGCAACCTTCCCTGAAAGGGAAATAGAACATAGCCTAGTGCGAAGCACTGGGTATAGGTAATATAAAAATAAGAGGGCTGAAAGTCCGATCCCATCATTTGATGCATATTCAAACCAAATGAGTTGTCTCATCATTAGTAAACCAGTTTATTAATGATGATAAATGCTGACATAAACTAAATGGTTGTTACACTATAACAGGGCTCAAGTCCCAATAATACCAATCAAATTTTAAATAATAAAGAACCTAAAAACTAATAGAATGAAGAAAAGTATTTTACCCCTAATCTTAATGTTATTACTCTTTGGTTGTGGTTCCAAACAGTCAAGTGATGGTTTCCAAGGCAAAGTTTTAGATTGTGAAAAGAAAGAGGCTTTTAATATGACTAGTTTGGTTGATCATATTGAATTTGTAACGTTGGAACAAAATAAAGAATCTGTTTTCGGATTCGGTACTAAAATAAAATATATTAATGGGTTTTATTATGCGATGAATATAGTAGATGGAGGACGGGTATTAGTATTTGATTCAAAAGGAAAATTCATTCGTAAAATTGGACGAAAAGGAAGAGGGCCAGGTGAATTTATTAAATCTATTGCTTTTGATGTAGATGATTTAGGGAATGTGTATATCGTAGGTAGTAAAAAGTTTAAAGTGATCAAGTATAATCGAAATAATAAATTTTTATCAGAGGTGAAGATGGATTTCTTTGGAAAAGGGTTTAGGGTATTATCTGATGATAAGTTTGTTTTTTTAGCCAATAAGAGACAGTCTGAATATCAAATTTTGGTTACGGATCATCAATGTAATATCATAAAGAAATATTTTAAATATCCAGAAGGATATGTTGATAGAGATATAGACTTTTGTCGCTTTAGCAATGCAAAAAATGGTGTGAATTATATTCATCGCCAGAATCAAGAAATATACAATATTACTTCGGATGGTGATTTAGTTCCATTATATAAACTTGATTTTGGGTGTTATACACCTAGTGAAGAGTCTAGAAATGATCCCAGGAAATTGATTAGAGGTCATAGAGCAGAAAAATTATTACAAATGCATTTCTGTAAATATGATATATTATTGGGCGAAACATGTATTTATGGAACTTACAATAATACAGAAGCTAAAAAAAATAGATTTTTTAAATATGATTTAGACAAGAATAAGATGTCTGCAGATTTTGTAGGTTCTGAAAGTAATGAGTGTGATCTACGTCAGATAGTTTTTCCGTCACAACTATATAATGATAGCATAATATTCTCGACTCTTTCCTATAATACATTTAAGAAACGTAATAATAAGGAGTTGCTTCCAGATAGTCTCATTCCGCATTTGAAATCGGGAGGAACTATTCTTATTAAACACATTTTGAAACAGTAATCTTACGATGGATAATGTCAATACTTCTGCAACATGCACTCAAAACAAATGATGATAAATAGTGATATTAACAGAATGATTGTTGCTATATAACAGGGATTTATGTCTCATTAATACCAATCAAATTTTAAATAATAAAGAACCTAAAAAACTAATAGAATGAAGAAAAGTATTTTCCCCCTAATCTTAATGTTATTACTCTTTGGTTGTGGTTCCAAACAGTCAAGTGATGGTTTCCAAGGCAAAGTTTTAGATTGTGAAGAGAAAGAGACGTTTGAAATGCCCAGTTTGGTCGATCATATTGAATTTGTAAAAATAGAAGAGAATAAAGATGCACTGATAGGATTTGGTCCAGTGATGAAATATAAGAATGGCTTTTATTATATAATGGATATAGTAAAGGGAGATCGTATCCTTGTATTCGATTCGAAAGGAAAATTTATACATAAAATTGGACGAAAAGGAAGAGGCCCTGGTGAATTTATTAAATGCCATGCTTTTGATGTGGATGATCTTGGGAATGTCTATGTCGTAGACACCTATAATACTAGGGTGATAAAGTATGACCGTAATAGTAAATTTATATCAGAAGTGAAGATCGATTTTCTTGCAAAAGGCTTTCGTCTACTATCGAATGATAAGTTCGTTTTTTTAACAAGGAAGAAACAAAAGGCTTATCAAATTCTAGTTACTGATCAGCAGTGTAATGTCATAAAAAGATATTTCAAATTTCCAGAGGAATGTATTGATACAGACCTTGACTATAAACGATTTAGCGATGCAAAAGATGGTGTGAATTACATACATCGTCAGAACCAAGAAGTCTATAATATCACCTCTGATGGTGAGCTGAAACCATTATACAAACTCGATTTTGGAAGTTTGACACTCTCTGATGAGTATCGAAATAATAGAGGGAAAATGATTCGTGAATATCGAAAGACGAAACTACCACATATGGAATTTTGTGATTCAGAAATCTTAGTAGGAAAAGATGCTATTTATGGAGAGATCCGTGATTTCGAAAAGAAGCGAAACGGATTCTTTAAATATGATCTAAAAGGAAATAAGATGTATGCTGATTTTCCTAATAAAAAAGATCGGAGAAATATTAACCAAATATTTAATCCTTTACAGCTATATAACGATAGTATTCTTTTCTCATTTGAAAGAAATAGTGGAGGTGATAAGATAAATAACAAAGACGCTTTACCAGATAATATTGTAGCTCATCTAGAGTCAGGAGGCTTTGTAATCTGCAAACATATCCTAAAATAGTAAACTTCAGATTGGGAATATATCGATGTAAATGTTTATGCAACATGCGCTGAAAGTGCTACTCTTTAAGTGTATGTTTCAATAACATAAGTTCGAAGAAACGATCTATTTGTTCACATCAAAAGACTGGGTTTTTAATAGTGATAAATAATAACTATAACATGAAGGTTATTCCACTAGTCTGTTTGATCGCAATATTGTGTATACATCGCCAATGAACGTAAACTAAGCCCTCTATGGGCCTAATGTTCGAGAACTTATTGAGAAACTATACAGTATATTTTAATACTAATCTAAACAAACGATGAGAACGATACTTTACATTCTAATGATTCTTTGTATCATAAGTTGCGGAACAAAAGAACAACATGAAAAAGAAGGATTTAATGGAGAGATCTTAAACTGTGTGGATCGACTAAATTATGACAGCAAGAACTTTGTAGATCATACTGAGTTAATTCCACTAGAGCAAACGGAACAATCTGTCTTTTCAGATATTCGGAAGTTGATATACAAAAATAATACTTACTACATAGGTGATCTATTGGATTCAAAAAAGATCTTTGTATTTAATGAACAGGGTAAGTTTATAGGGAAAGTGGGTCGCTTAGGTAAAGGGTCCGAAGAATACAATAGAGTAAGTGATTTCTATGTGACTGATGATGGAGATGTCGTTATCTTAACTGGTTCATCACATCGATTGGTAAAGTATGATATCCAAAACAACTTTCTTTCAGAAGTAAAACTACCTTTCATGGCGGATGCAGTTTTACCTCTTTCTAACGATAAGTATATTTTTGCATGTTCTATCCATCAACAGGATGAAAGGGTGGTGGTTACCAACTTAAAAGGAGAAGTTTTAAACAAATATCTGCCATATGACAAAAGTGATTACCATGTGAATATTTCTACTAAGGGGAATGATAATCTTCTTCGTGAGACATTGGATGGCGTAACATTTAATCAACCATACGATAGTAAAATATATCAGTTTAAGAAGAGTGGTGAGATGGTTGCGCTATATGATTTAGATTTTGGCAAAAATAAGCCTGCGGAAAATACACTGGTCAATGCGGATAAGTTTTCAAAGACGTATAGAAATAAGTATGTTGAATATCTTAAGATCACTCCACTTGTAGCAAACCGTTCCATATATGGAACGATGCGCCTTGGAAAAAATTTGGGGGTCTATCGATATGATCTAAAGAAAAGTAGTATGCATGTAAAAAAGGGAGATTTTAAGTCTCTTGATCTTTTAATGCCATTGTATCTACATAACGATGTAGAAATAATATCATATGTAGATCATAATATTGTACGATTTACAGATGATGATTCAGGTTTTACAAAATCACAGATGTCATTTCTTCAAAATGGTGGTGTATTCTTAGTAAAGCATGTACTGAGAGAGAGGTAAACTTTTAACAGTCGATATAATTAGGTGCAATAGGTCTCGTTTGGGAATACTAATTTGCTATTGTATACTACTTTAGGTGCTAAAATTTATTGTGATTTATGATAACAAAATAGCGATTTACACGTACATAGTTCAAGGAATCATTAAAAAGTGAATTATGGAAAATATAAAATTCTATTCAGAGAGATCGACTATTGCTGCCAATTTATATAAGCCTGCTTCTTTTGATGAGCAAA
It encodes:
- a CDS encoding 6-bladed beta-propeller, producing the protein MKKSILPLILMLLLFGCGSKQSSDGFQGKVLDCEKKEAFNMTSLVDHIEFVTLEQNKESVFGFGTKIKYINGFYYAMNIVDGGRVLVFDSKGKFIRKIGRKGRGPGEFIKSIAFDVDDLGNVYIVGSKKFKVIKYNRNNKFLSEVKMDFFGKGFRVLSDDKFVFLANKRQSEYQILVTDHQCNIIKKYFKYPEGYVDRDIDFCRFSNAKNGVNYIHRQNQEIYNITSDGDLVPLYKLDFGCYTPSEESRNDPRKLIRGHRAEKLLQMHFCKYDILLGETCIYGTYNNTEAKKNRFFKYDLDKNKMSADFVGSESNECDLRQIVFPSQLYNDSIIFSTLSYNTFKKRNNKELLPDSLIPHLKSGGTILIKHILKQ
- a CDS encoding 6-bladed beta-propeller, producing MKKSIFPLILMLLLFGCGSKQSSDGFQGKVLDCEEKETFEMPSLVDHIEFVKIEENKDALIGFGPVMKYKNGFYYIMDIVKGDRILVFDSKGKFIHKIGRKGRGPGEFIKCHAFDVDDLGNVYVVDTYNTRVIKYDRNSKFISEVKIDFLAKGFRLLSNDKFVFLTRKKQKAYQILVTDQQCNVIKRYFKFPEECIDTDLDYKRFSDAKDGVNYIHRQNQEVYNITSDGELKPLYKLDFGSLTLSDEYRNNRGKMIREYRKTKLPHMEFCDSEILVGKDAIYGEIRDFEKKRNGFFKYDLKGNKMYADFPNKKDRRNINQIFNPLQLYNDSILFSFERNSGGDKINNKDALPDNIVAHLESGGFVICKHILK
- a CDS encoding 6-bladed beta-propeller, whose protein sequence is MRTILYILMILCIISCGTKEQHEKEGFNGEILNCVDRLNYDSKNFVDHTELIPLEQTEQSVFSDIRKLIYKNNTYYIGDLLDSKKIFVFNEQGKFIGKVGRLGKGSEEYNRVSDFYVTDDGDVVILTGSSHRLVKYDIQNNFLSEVKLPFMADAVLPLSNDKYIFACSIHQQDERVVVTNLKGEVLNKYLPYDKSDYHVNISTKGNDNLLRETLDGVTFNQPYDSKIYQFKKSGEMVALYDLDFGKNKPAENTLVNADKFSKTYRNKYVEYLKITPLVANRSIYGTMRLGKNLGVYRYDLKKSSMHVKKGDFKSLDLLMPLYLHNDVEIISYVDHNIVRFTDDDSGFTKSQMSFLQNGGVFLVKHVLRER